Proteins from a single region of Allofrancisella inopinata:
- the mltA gene encoding murein transglycosylase A, which yields MKTLEKLSVLLVIIFIAGCTNLNAKRYLTEKYSDKVTYKKSTFKSLKNWNNADQLKSFNAFKLSCEKIIQESKAEYNNWINICKKTINTKISTIEEARLFFKENFSPYQIIFNNKNTGVFTGYYEPTLQGSLVKTLQYDVPIYKTPTDLVKIPNIGDSYKFGRCENNKLVPYYTRAEISSGNLFDNKDVLVWVKSKVDRSFLQIQGSGRIQTESGDILIGYDSENGHPYKPIGKYLLDHNHIPLEKISMQSIKEWLYNNPDKIDEVLSYDPSFVFFRYIDAKNAIGAQEVELTPGYSLAIDDEYYLYGIPMWLETQYYEKNRSETVPLDRLMIAQDTGGAIRGAIRGDVFWGHGDQAEFNAGHMNNQGKLWLLLPKEKI from the coding sequence ATGAAAACTTTAGAAAAATTAAGTGTTTTACTAGTAATAATATTTATAGCTGGGTGCACAAATCTAAATGCTAAACGCTATCTTACAGAAAAATACTCAGATAAAGTAACATATAAGAAATCAACTTTTAAAAGTTTAAAAAATTGGAACAATGCCGACCAACTTAAATCTTTTAATGCATTCAAATTATCTTGTGAAAAAATCATTCAAGAAAGCAAAGCTGAGTATAATAACTGGATTAACATATGTAAAAAGACCATAAATACTAAAATTAGCACTATTGAAGAAGCAAGATTATTTTTTAAAGAAAATTTTTCGCCTTACCAAATAATATTTAATAATAAAAATACAGGCGTTTTTACCGGTTACTACGAGCCAACTCTGCAAGGAAGTTTAGTTAAAACTCTCCAATATGATGTTCCAATTTACAAAACTCCAACAGATCTAGTGAAAATACCAAACATAGGCGATTCCTATAAATTTGGTAGGTGTGAAAATAATAAACTAGTTCCTTACTATACTAGAGCTGAGATATCTAGTGGTAACCTTTTTGATAATAAAGATGTTTTAGTATGGGTAAAATCAAAAGTTGATCGCTCTTTTTTACAAATACAAGGATCAGGTAGAATTCAGACTGAAAGTGGTGATATTTTAATTGGTTATGATAGCGAAAATGGTCACCCATATAAGCCCATAGGAAAATACTTACTTGATCATAACCATATACCTCTAGAAAAAATATCTATGCAGTCTATAAAAGAATGGCTCTATAATAACCCTGACAAAATTGATGAAGTTCTTAGTTACGATCCATCATTTGTTTTTTTTAGATATATTGATGCCAAAAATGCCATAGGTGCTCAAGAAGTTGAATTAACCCCTGGTTATTCACTAGCTATTGATGATGAATATTATCTTTACGGTATACCAATGTGGTTAGAAACCCAATATTATGAAAAAAACCGTAGTGAAACTGTTCCTCTAGATAGACTAATGATTGCTCAAGACACAGGTGGAGCGATACGTGGAGCGATACGAGGTGATGTTTTTTGGGGGCATGGTGACCAAGCTGAATTTAATGCTGGACATATGAATAATCAGGGCAAACTATGGTTACTTTTACCTAAAGAAAAAATATGA
- the grpE gene encoding nucleotide exchange factor GrpE — protein MGKEEKNQIEDKNLDTEKETEQKPSSRAVHELSIEEQLEKSKDTIKELEETCDAMKEEVLRAKAEAENTRKRAERDVQNARKFGIEKFAKELLPVMDSIEQALKHEVKLEEAIAMKDGVELTAKIFVDVLKKNGLEEVDPRGEKFDPNMHEAMAMIPNPEFENDTVFEVFQKGYLLNGRVVRAAKVIVVKN, from the coding sequence ATGGGTAAAGAAGAAAAAAATCAAATAGAAGATAAAAACTTAGACACCGAAAAAGAAACGGAGCAAAAACCTTCTAGTAGAGCTGTCCATGAATTGTCTATAGAAGAACAGTTAGAAAAATCAAAAGATACTATTAAAGAACTTGAAGAAACTTGTGATGCTATGAAAGAGGAAGTCTTAAGAGCTAAGGCAGAAGCTGAGAATACACGTAAAAGAGCAGAAAGAGATGTTCAAAACGCCCGCAAGTTCGGGATTGAAAAGTTTGCAAAAGAGCTTTTGCCTGTTATGGATAGTATAGAGCAAGCTCTTAAGCATGAAGTTAAGTTAGAAGAAGCTATCGCTATGAAAGATGGGGTAGAGTTAACAGCAAAGATCTTTGTAGATGTACTTAAGAAAAATGGTCTGGAGGAGGTAGACCCTAGAGGTGAAAAGTTTGATCCGAATATGCATGAGGCAATGGCTATGATTCCTAACCCAGAGTTTGAAAATGATACTGTTTTTGAAGTGTTTCAAAAGGGTTATTTGTTAAATGGCCGAGTTGTTAGAGCTGCTAAAGTGATAGTGGTAAAAAATTAA